From Desulfovibrio inopinatus DSM 10711:
AACAGGAAGGAATAAAGAACTGAGTCTCAGCTTTGGAGACAAGAAGGTTTCTTTTGACCTCAGCCACGGTCTTTTCGGTGGCATCAAATCATTTCTCGCGAAACAACTTGATGATGAACAAACGGTGGTTCTTCCTCCTGCAAGTTTACTCCCCGGAGCGAAGATTCGAGTTGGTATTAAACATGGCTTCGCCGGAGGCCGGAAAACAATTGAAGTCACATTACCTCGTGATTTTACCGTCAATAAGCCGCTCCGCCTCAAGGGCATGGGCCGCCGTCTTGGTCCACTGCGGGGCGACTTGTATCTCCGTATCAAAATAAAATAACTGGCGAGCCCTGGCCGACACTTAGGAAGCGATATTCCTTCATGACACCATATCCATCCAGCGTCTTCCGTGCTCTTCTCGCCAGCATAACCGTTCCATTTCAACGACAATATATGTTGTTAGCTGCGGCCATGAGCTTTCTCGTTCTTTGGACTGCAGTGACATTATTCATTGCTCTTGGCGCTGTTGGAGGTCGTTACGTCATGGCGTCCTTAGACGCGCAAATGCTGGTTCAACGCGTCTTGACGAATTTTACTTTTTTTTCCTCTTCTTCCGCATCCCAAGCCATCGCCGAATGGACGCGTCATAGCGAAACTTTGATTCAACCAGCTCTTGCTTTGTTCATTCCCCTTGCACTGGCCTATTCTTACCAAATGATGTCCGGGCTCGGCACGGCGCTCTCCCTAAAAAGACAATCCCGAGGTTTGATTGTTCGAGTTGCGCTTATACTTGTTGGGCCGTTCCTCAATCTTTTCTTTCTTTTTTTCCTTTGTCTTCTCCCCATACTCTATGCGCTCTCCACTCTTTTTATACATGATGAGATTGCGCAAAATATTATTCTCTCTGGTAAAATTTGGTCGACATGCGGACTTATCATAACCTTTCTCGCCCTTTGCTATACCGTCGCTCCGCGTTGGATGCGTTTCCGTCCTGCTGTGTTTGCCGGTCTCTTCTATGCTACCGGGATACATGGTCTTAGCATGGGAATTCTTTGGGGGCTTGACGAAATACAAACAGAATCCCCCTCATGGAAGATTGCGATTATTCCTTTCGTATGTTTTTTATGGGTGTATACCTCCAACATGCTTTTGCTCGCTGCATCAACCTATGTACGCATGCGAACCGTTGGACAACCACCAAACGAAAGGATTGATCGAAGAGATGTTTCGTCTCAAATTGAAGAAGATAACAATCTCGACGCCGAAGAGGATAATCACGATGATGAACCACCTCAAAGCACACCAAGCCAAGTCTATGGTTCAGAAATTGGATAATGTTCGACAACACGCCGCCAACACGTATGCTCGTCTCCTTCTTATATTGTTGTGCGGAGGAATAGTGTTTTGTAACACGGCCCATGCCGGAAAATCACAACTTGTCGGGGGACCGTGTACCTACTTCACGACGGAAGGTGTCGCACATATTCTATCCATCTCTCCTGATTTATCCGCTTCCAATCTTCCATATACCGCTCAAAAAATTCTCTTCACCTATAAACCGCAATCCGACGCAGCCAAAACGGGATTACATACGCAGAACAAAACGTTTGTATTCACATTGACGAACGGCATCCTTCCTGGTCCACGTTATATTGCTCGTTATAAATTACGTCCCGGTATCGATATTCCCGTTCACCTCAAAACCATCACTAAAGGAACGTGTACGCCTGTCGTATTTGACTTTCCCACGCTTGATCAATCCGATTATTTTGAACTCAAGTCTGACTGAGAACGTATTTTGGGTCGTGACTTCGCACAACAAATAAGGCATGAATAATCGGCCTCGTGTCATATTATGTCAGAGAATATCATCTGACAAAATATGGTGAGAAAATCGGTGCGACATTGGGGACATGAGCTATTATTCACCTATCGTGTTTCTTGGTATCTGACTTTTCTTTGTTTTTTCTTTACGGATGGCAGAATAAATGGAAATATTCTTCAGGAGCTGTTTCATCTTTATTTGAAGCTGGAATGTGATGACAACGGCCTGAAGTTGAGTTTCGGTCAACGACGGAGAAAGCGCTTATGAAAGACAATCATCGCCGACGCAGCCGCGTCAACGCTGAATTTCAGGTCGAAGTTTGTTGTGATCGATCTAAATTGCCAATAAAATCGAAGAATATCAGCCTAAAAGGCATGCTTCTTTCGTTCACTGACCGTCTCAAAATGGATCAGCTCTGTATTCTCAATTTTACACTAACATCAGATATTCAATTCAAAATAAAAGCGAAAGTTGTCAGGACGTCTGAGGACTTTGGAACCGCTGTTGACTTTGTCAGCATGAATGAGTCTGCATTTTACCATCTTCGAAACATTGTACGGTATTCATCAGAAGATGCCGATGCCATTGATCATGAACTGATTACACCGGCATTCGAAATTGTTGATGATAATACACCGATTACCTGTGAATAACCAATATTTCGCCTGAAAAACGGTCTCATGTGGGAAATACCACATGAGACCGTTTTCTTTAAAATTCACGATTCTTTCTCCCCTGCTCTTTTACGAGACCGAGGCCCTCTCCCCTTCGGTTGAATACCTACTACAGAACCTCCTGAACATCGACAATGCTATTTTCTCCGCTTACTCGAGGAAAATACCATCAGAGAACACACAATCGTGAGTGCCCTGCTTGGTATATATGCCCTCACCGCAGACCAATTCATTGCCCGCTCTCACTCTACTCACGTTGAACTCAACAAAGCTGTCCAATCAGTGAACAACGACGTCGTGAGCCTCAGCAGAGAGGAGACCGGTTGGAGCGAAATGAAAGCTCCAACCTTCGTTGCACAACGACGTCGTGAGCCTCAGCAGAGAGGAGACCGGTTGGAGCGAAATGAAAGCTCCAACCTTCGTTGCACAACGAATACAGGCCCGCAGGCACCCATGGCACACGGTCTGGGGATACCTCCTAGCATCCTGCGAGGAAAGCTTTTCCTGCAAGATTCCGCTGTAAGTAAAAAACAGCTTGACTATACCGACCGGTAGGTAGATAAAAATACTCATGCAACAGAGCACAAAGAAAAGATTGATATCTCACGCCCTCAAATTGTTCTCCAACAAGGGATATGACGGCGTAGGCGTTCAGCAAATCGTCGACGCAGGTAAAGTTTCGAAGCCCACATTATATCATCACTTTCAGAATAAAAAAGGACTCTTGAACGCACTTTTGGAAGAGGAGCTAACCCCATTGCTTGTATCGTTGGAGCAGTTGGCGTTCACTACGGATTTTGAGCAAGATTTAGTCCGTTGCGGTCTTGTCATATCAGACTACGCAAAAGCACATTCCGATTTGTATCGACTGTTTCTTTGTTTAATGTTCGCTCCTCCCGAGTCTCCTCAATTTGAGGTCGCTGTCGCGTATGGTAAAAGACAATTTTCAGCCGTTGAAAATGTCTTTCTACACCATCATCATGAAAAAAATAAAAACTCCGAAGATGCAATAGCGCTCTATGCCGCCAATTTCCAAGGTTTGCTTCATAACCTTATAACCCTATATCTTCATGGTCACATACAACTTGATACAAATCTTGTGACCAGATCTGTCCATATGTTTGTTTATGGCATGTATGCGGTAGAACCATTCAACATTTGTTGACAGCAAGGAGTAACGAAATGACATCAGATGTAAAAAAAATACTCATTGTAGGGGCTGGGTGCATCGGAACACAAGTGGCCGCTTTATGCGCATTGCGTGGATTTGAAACATCCGTTCTTGACACCGTGCAAAGTCAATTGAGCCTATCTAAAGACAATATCGCGGCTATCTTTGATAATATCATCGCCAGAAAGGAAATAAGCCAGGATATGGCTGCAGCTGCAAATTCACGCCTCACATTCTTTGACAACATGGAGTTGGCTGCTACGAATGTTGACGTCGTAATAGAGTCTGTTCCGGAGTCACTTGACTTAAAGAAAGAGGTATTCAGCGACTTGAATAGGTATTGCAAACGAGAAACAATATTTACAACCAACACATCGGATCTTCCTCCATCCCTCATTGCTCCGGCATTACAGAGACCAGAACAATTTGCGGCATTTCATTTTCATGCACCGCTCCTCGGCGCAGATGTTGTTGATATCATGCCGCACCCAGGAACAGCTCCGGAGGTTATAATTTTGCTTCGGAAACTTGCGAACGATCTCGAACAAACAATTATTGAACTCAACACCGAACGCCCAGGTTATCTCTTCAACAATATGCTCAACGCACTCAACAGAGCTGCCCTGGAACTCGCTATTGACAACGTCGCGCCACCAGAAACGATAGATAAAGCCTGGACAAAAATTATGCATACTCCAATCGGTCCATTCGGCATTTTGGACAAAGTTGGACTCGATACAGCTCATCGTATTGCACAAATGGGGGCGGAGCATTTTCAAGATTCAGCCCTTTGGCGCATTGTCGATTTTCTCGGTGGTTATGTTGGACGAGGACATCTTGGAGTGAAAACTGGTCAAGGTTTTTATTCCTATAACAGTTGATTGATCCAAAAGAATCGCACATTTTCTTATCTCCTAGATGAAGACTGAGCCATTACGCTTCTTGGGGCAACGTCAAAATGCTCTTATTGAATTTTAGGCATTGCCCCTTTTTCGTTCATAGGGCCGATGAGATGGACCACTTCAAAGGATTAATCGAGATATTCTCAGCAAATGTTTTTGCGTTTCGTCATCATAAAATATCACTTGATCCAACTCTGTTGCTTCTCAAAGTCGAGGGAGTGGATTGACCGAATTCGACTTCTTCAAAGCGTCACGCGAGCCGAAATCTCTGAGCAGCTTCTTGCCCCCTCTTACGACGAATTGCTCGCCTGCTTCAGCACGTTGGAAAAGTCAGGAAGGAGTAAAAGATTTCCGTATCCGGTCAAATGATCTTGATCGAAGAATAACGGTTTTCCATTTTGATACACAGAACACGTACGCCCTGGACACAGAATTGGAAACGGATCCCAGATAATCAAGGAAGGAAATTCGTTATGAAGCATATTTAAATTTTCTATAACAAATTGATTCTGTTGCTGTAAAAATGCAGCTGAAATGCTTAAACCCGGCTTACATACTGGATTCATATGATTAAACCAATCGGAGCATCGAAATGCTGGAGCCCGAAAGACAGGTTTAGGCGCATCAATAATAACCTTGAGCTTTAATGCCAGAAGACGTCGTATGACTGTTCGAGCTTGATCCAGAATAACCTCACGACAAAGCTTGTTGAATCGCATAAACGCATCAATAGTATCTTGATTGAGTTCACCCCATTGATCAGATAATCGCTGAGCCCTCAGAGAAGCAAGAAAGACAACATCCCCTTCGGACGCCTGTTTCGAGAGATACTCCATGAATCTCTCTATACTGTCTTTGCAAAATGGAGTGTCTGGGTTTGGAGAAAACACACTGACAAACGAACACCCCGGATCAGATTCCATTCGGACAGACATATTGTTCTGGAGAGCGGCTTGCATCACCATACTCTCGTATGCAGCGGCATGAGAATCTCCAATAACCCAGAGTGTTTTTGAATGATTTTTTTGTTCTTGCAATTTCTTTATAGCATTCCCAGAAAAAGCATCGGCCTTCCATCCTTGGTCTTGTTCAACGACACTGAGTCGAAATGGAGAGGAATCGAGTAAAAAGTCGTAATACCCAACGGTAAGAATTCCAATGAGTACTGCCGTCCCTCCAACAATCTTCCATGCGTCGAGAGAACGTAGCTTTTTATTTATGAGAAAAGGCTTTTCGACAAAATGGTATGACGCTGTTCCCAAAATGAATGTAAGGACGAGTCCTAAAACAATATGCGATATTTTTTCAAAGCCAATTGTCCACCGAAAAAGACATGCTACGGGCCAATGCCATAAATATAATGAATAAGAACATCTGCCAAGATATGTCACAGCAGGATGCTGCAATATGCGAATTTCTAGAAGCGCAGAAGATGCAGGATTTCGGATGACACTCAATAAGGCGACAGTACCTCCGACTGGAGCCAGTGCCCACGGGAAAGGAAACAACTCTGGAATTGCAAAGATGACGCCTATACTTAAAAGCAATATTCCAAATTTTGAAAATACGTGCGTCATCAGCTTCTTTCTGGGGATTGCATAACCATAAAAATGCACCTGAAAAAGTGTTGCACCAGCCGCAAGCTCCCAAAAACGGCTGGGCAACATATAAAATGCCTGTATTTGGTCATGCTGAGTCTGATATGCAGCAAAAATAAAAGATACAACACCGAGAACAGGAACGGAATACGCCAAGATATTTTTATAACTTTTCCCAGGTTGTTTTTTTATCCAAAAAAGAAATATCAATGGAAACAAGACGTAAAATTGTTCCTCAACAGCTAACGACCATGTATGCAAAAAAGGATTGAAATCAGCTCGGAGTGAAAAATATCCATCAACATATTGTAGAAGAGCAAAGTTACTTAATCCTAAAAATGCAAGTGTACCCGTTAATGCATTTCTATCACTGAGCCATCCATATGGTATAAACAGTACAGAAAAGAACCCAATAACGAGCAAGCAACAAATAAGCGCAGGAAAAATGCGTATAAATCGTCTCTTATAAAAATCAAGAACATACTGAAAAGGAGAAGAGTTTGAATTTTTTGTTAACGACATACTGATGACATAACCAGAGATAACAAAAAAAACATCTACACCAATAAATCCAGCAGGAGCTATTTTCTTATAGAAATGAAAGGCAATCACGCTCAGTACAGCTACAGTACGTAATCCATCAATTCCTTCAATTCTCATAGAATTCTTTTGTGACATTCCCATTCCTTTATTTCATTCCCTCAATTATAACGTCGCTGGATATATTATTTTGCTATTGTTTTCAATCTTACGAAAAGCAAATACGCTATGATTATAGAGCGTTACGCCTATCAGATCATTTTCAGCACCAAGGTCAGAATTCGTAGCAACGCCTGCTTTTTCCTGAATTTGACGTTACGTACTGTGTCATGCGTCATCGTGTTACCGTTAATAAGCATCCTTGAGCTACGCAGTCATGCCGCTCCCTAAAATTCGCACAAGGGAAGAAGATTCCTGAGGGACTGCTTTTTTGAAAATGATCCACATTCAAGCTGATGCAGGCACGACATAGACGCAACACAGCTTGCTCTCATATTCGTGGGACTCTTAAAAATTTCTCATCAACATGCAATCGTTTGCAAGACAATGGAGCATTTTGACAAATAAAACCATCTTGGTATAAATTCTCTT
This genomic window contains:
- a CDS encoding PilZ domain-containing protein is translated as MKDNHRRRSRVNAEFQVEVCCDRSKLPIKSKNISLKGMLLSFTDRLKMDQLCILNFTLTSDIQFKIKAKVVRTSEDFGTAVDFVSMNESAFYHLRNIVRYSSEDADAIDHELITPAFEIVDDNTPITCE
- a CDS encoding TetR/AcrR family transcriptional regulator; amino-acid sequence: MQQSTKKRLISHALKLFSNKGYDGVGVQQIVDAGKVSKPTLYHHFQNKKGLLNALLEEELTPLLVSLEQLAFTTDFEQDLVRCGLVISDYAKAHSDLYRLFLCLMFAPPESPQFEVAVAYGKRQFSAVENVFLHHHHEKNKNSEDAIALYAANFQGLLHNLITLYLHGHIQLDTNLVTRSVHMFVYGMYAVEPFNIC
- a CDS encoding 3-hydroxyacyl-CoA dehydrogenase NAD-binding domain-containing protein; this encodes MTSDVKKILIVGAGCIGTQVAALCALRGFETSVLDTVQSQLSLSKDNIAAIFDNIIARKEISQDMAAAANSRLTFFDNMELAATNVDVVIESVPESLDLKKEVFSDLNRYCKRETIFTTNTSDLPPSLIAPALQRPEQFAAFHFHAPLLGADVVDIMPHPGTAPEVIILLRKLANDLEQTIIELNTERPGYLFNNMLNALNRAALELAIDNVAPPETIDKAWTKIMHTPIGPFGILDKVGLDTAHRIAQMGAEHFQDSALWRIVDFLGGYVGRGHLGVKTGQGFYSYNS
- a CDS encoding acyltransferase family protein — its product is MSQKNSMRIEGIDGLRTVAVLSVIAFHFYKKIAPAGFIGVDVFFVISGYVISMSLTKNSNSSPFQYVLDFYKRRFIRIFPALICCLLVIGFFSVLFIPYGWLSDRNALTGTLAFLGLSNFALLQYVDGYFSLRADFNPFLHTWSLAVEEQFYVLFPLIFLFWIKKQPGKSYKNILAYSVPVLGVVSFIFAAYQTQHDQIQAFYMLPSRFWELAAGATLFQVHFYGYAIPRKKLMTHVFSKFGILLLSIGVIFAIPELFPFPWALAPVGGTVALLSVIRNPASSALLEIRILQHPAVTYLGRCSYSLYLWHWPVACLFRWTIGFEKISHIVLGLVLTFILGTASYHFVEKPFLINKKLRSLDAWKIVGGTAVLIGILTVGYYDFLLDSSPFRLSVVEQDQGWKADAFSGNAIKKLQEQKNHSKTLWVIGDSHAAAYESMVMQAALQNNMSVRMESDPGCSFVSVFSPNPDTPFCKDSIERFMEYLSKQASEGDVVFLASLRAQRLSDQWGELNQDTIDAFMRFNKLCREVILDQARTVIRRLLALKLKVIIDAPKPVFRAPAFRCSDWFNHMNPVCKPGLSISAAFLQQQNQFVIENLNMLHNEFPSLIIWDPFPILCPGRTCSVYQNGKPLFFDQDHLTGYGNLLLLPDFSNVLKQASNSS